The genomic stretch CACGTTGATCAAGGCGAATCGGGTCGAGGCACTGAGTGCGACCAGCGAGTTAACGCGCCCGCTTGCGATGGCACGTCGACTGGCAGACGAACACGCGTGCAGTGTTGTAGTGACGTACGGCGGGCACGGAATGGTGGCTGCCGAACGAGAAGGCGGGACTTGGTACTTGCCCGCCGAGGCAACGGAGATTCGGGATGTTTGCGGGGCCGGAGACACACTGTTGGCGTCACTTGCTGCGATGCTATATGAACGCAAACAGCTCAAGGAAGCCTGCATCTTTGCTTCGTGCGCCGCAGCCAATCAGGTATCCAGTGTAGGCATATGCCAAGCCCTGTACTGACATCAAATGAATACTGCGGTTTCGCCAGGCGCACTCAACGAACCGCACTTCTTGCCACTGACGTAGACGTCGGCTCGCCCTTTACTTGCATGCTCGACAAGCGCCGTCCCTTGAGAGTCGGTGTATGCCGGTTTCGTCATGCCACCGAGCAAACCACTAAATCCCAAGACGACCTTAATTCCCTTTGGCTTACTCCCATCACGATATTGGACGTGAATCTTTGAGTAGTTCATTTCACACCTTTGCTGACCGCCAGCACGGTTGCCATTGTCGACTTTGATTGTGTCACTTGTCTATGTCCGTCAACCGGCGTACAGGTCGTGCAACCCGGAACGATTAGATAATGCGGACAAGGAAGTCCTGAGGGCAACCGCTGCTGGCGGCAGTGAATGCAAGTCCGGCTGCGCGGTCCATAGCAGTCGCAATCATCACAAAGCTCGCTGATTAACGAGCCGTTGGGCCGGCTGAAGAGCGCCTCATGAAAAAGCCTTTCGAAGCAGGTTCTAGGCTCGCCTTGAACGCGCGTTAGGTAACTGTGTCGAGCATTCAGGCGATAACTCGAACCTTTGTTGACAAGTACAGCGCGCCGGATGTCCCGACGAGCTAACGGAATCTTGTCCAGCTGGATGAAGCACAGCGCCCGCAAGTACCACGCACCAACACACTTTGAATCATAGCTCAGCGCAATGTCCAGCAGTTCAATTGTCTCGGTGTAGCAATTCTTCCAGTAGAGTTGCCACGCATCGCCCAGCATTGACTGCGCCTTATAAAAATCGCGGTCGATCGGAAATACCTCAAATTGACCCGATTCGCTGGTAACAATTCGTGGTTTCCCTTCTACGGTGCCGCCGTCCGCAGCCGCTGCCCCTTTGCGCTTCGCCACGTAATAATTTGCCGAGAGTCGTCGCCGTCCTGGCGCAATTCGCCACAATTCACTCGCGAGGATACGACCTATCGCAGCTTTCTGCGAATCCTCCGCTGCCCTGCCGTCAACGGCCAATTGGCCGTCTGCCCGGTGATAGATCCGTGCGATCGCTGCGCCGTCTAATTCCTCGTAACCGGGAAGGATGTGCTGGATGCATGCCAAAAGCGGATCAATTGGCAATAGATCGAAATTCTCGTGTTCGACGGCCCAGCCGTCGCGAACATACTGCCCCCAGACATCATGGCCTGCCACAGTATGACGGACCAATTGCTCGACAAGGCTGAGTTGCTCGTCGCGCCCGATCAAACCGGTAAAATGCAGAACTCCCTTGGGGTCGTAAAAAGCCCGGTCAAGCCGAACGCCATCCATATCTTTGCGGTCAGGGACCTTTTCCCTCAGAACTGCTAACAGATCGCTCCTTACTGCGGCAACTTTGTAGCATGGTTCCTTTCCTAGTTCTCTTGTGGCCGACCACTCGACCCCAGTGCCGTCGAGTTCCGCCTGGATCTCCATCTTGATCGGGTCGTCATCCGGCAAATCGCAGTTCAATTCTCGATCACTGAAGTCGGACTTGCCTTCCGAGGCGTCACTCCAGCGTTCAATTTCAAACGTCAATCGGATTCCCCGACCGTCATATTTGTAGTACAAGCGTCGAATCCTTGCACCATTGACGTCTTTGTTGGCAGCCAATCGAGTTTGGACCCGTGACTTCAACACCTGAATGGGGACTTCGCAAAAAGTATTGAACTCGACTCCATGTGGAGCAAGGGTTTTCCAAAGTACGTTGTTAGGGTCAATGTATCTCTGAAGTTGCACGATCTGGCCGGGCGTCGCCTTAACGCCATTTAAATGCAAAACACCACGTTGGTAATACGCTCTATCCACTCTGATGCCGTCAAGTTCTTCGTGTTGCGGCACCAGCGTCCAGAGATATGCCAAGACGCTTCTGCGTGCCGGATCGCTATTGTTGAAAAACGCGATCCCCTCAACACTGAGGCGAGAATCATGATCGTCGGGGAGACGTGCCGCAGTTAACGTCGGAAACAAGGCAGCGGGCCAGTACTTGCCTACGACATCAGCAACGAATTCGTGCAATTTCGCGTGCTGTTTGTCCCGGGCTTCTGTCGGCAGTTCATTCCATCGCTGACCTTCAAAGCTCAATTGGTTATTCTCGTTGTAGTAAAGGCGATCAATCCTTACTTTGTCGTGAAGACCCGCATCGGGATCAGTAAACGGATGCGTTGAAAGGATCG from Pirellulales bacterium encodes the following:
- a CDS encoding bifunctional hydroxymethylpyrimidine kinase/phosphomethylpyrimidine kinase, producing TLIKANRVEALSATSELTRPLAMARRLADEHACSVVVTYGGHGMVAAEREGGTWYLPAEATEIRDVCGAGDTLLASLAAMLYERKQLKEACIFASCAAANQVSSVGICQALY